The DNA window GCTCCCTTTAATTATTAAGTAATATGAAGTAACTTGTCAATTGGTAAAGTTGCGAAATTCCAGCAAATTCAAGCCCAACACTCATAACATGGTATAGGGGTCAATATCCACAATCAGACGTTGAACCTCAGCAGCATGACTGCGCGCCAATTTGCGCAAAGCAGGGCGCACATGCTGAAGATTGGGAATTTTGAGCATCATCTGCACCAGAAACAAACTGCGTATCCGGGCAATCGGCGCAGGCGTCGGGCCCAAAATCTGTAAATCTGGCAAATTCTCCTGCCGCAGCGCTTGCGCAAAGTGTTCAGCCACCTGCTGGGCCTGCTCCTGGCGAGGGTGCACAAAGACCAAACGCACCAGGCTGCCAAAGGGCGGGTAAAGCAAGTCTTTGCGCAAGCTCAGTTCTTCCTGCGCAAAGGCAGAAAAATCGTGGCGGATGGCATGGCGAATCGCCATATGCTCAGGGGCATAGGTCTGTAAAAAAACACGTGCAGGCAGATCTCCCCGCCCACCTCGGCCTGCAGCTTGGGTCAAGAGCTGAAAGGTACGTTCGGCAGCACGAAAATCGGGAAGATTCAAGGCCAGATCGGCCACCATCAGCCCCACCACTGTCACCTTCGGAAAATCCAGGCCTTTGGCGACCATCTGGGTGCCAATCAAAACGTTGGACTGACCCGAGCCAAAACTTTCAAGCAATTCCAAATGGGCGTTTTTATTGGCTGTGGTATCACGGTCCATGCGAATCGTGCGAGCCTGAGGAAAAAGCTTGCGAGTCATTTCTTCAAGCTTCTGAGTGCCCAAACCAAAGGTATGAATCGCCACACTTTTACACTTGGCACAGCGCTCAGGCATGGGGCAATGGTAATCACAATAATGACATTTCAAGCGCTCTTCACTGCGGTGGTAGGTCAAACTCACCGCACAAAGTGGACAGTGCAGGGTTTCTCCACAACTGCGACAGAGCACACTGGCCGCATAGCCCCGCCGGTTCAAAAGTAGAATCACCTGTTCATCGCGTTGAAGTGCAGCTTCAATTGCCAGCCGCAAAGGCGGGCTGAAAGCTGAAGCCTTGCTGCCATTAAAAACCGTTCGCATATCCACCACGCTGACAGGCGGCAGGGGTTGGGCATGAATCCGCTGGGGCATTTCAAGATAGGGAATCTCACCGGATTGGGCCCGCTGCCAGGTTTCAAGCCGGGGGGTGGCACTGCCCAAGAGCACCAGCCCACCCGTCAGCCACACCCTTCCCATCGCAAGGGTGCGGGCATCATAGCGCAACCCATTGTCCTGTTTATAACTCGATTCATGCTCTTCATCAATCACAATCAGGCGCAGCTTCTGAACCGGCGCAAAAACTGCCGAACGTGCCCCCACGACAATCGGTGCATCCCCATCGCGGATGCGCTCCCATTCATCGAGGTATTCCCCTTCTCCCAGGCCACTGTGAAGAATCGCCACCTGTTCTCCAAAAAAACCGCGCAGCCTTTGCAACATCATAGGCGTCAGGGCAATTTCTGGCAATAAAAAAATACAGCTGCCGCCCTGCTCCACCACACGGGCCATGGTATG is part of the bacterium (Candidatus Blackallbacteria) CG13_big_fil_rev_8_21_14_2_50_49_14 genome and encodes:
- the priA gene encoding primosomal protein N', with translation MHASPPVLYADVLIEDLPAHVEREIYTYSVPETLRPEIGLGQQATVPFGSRLRLGYIVRLHQSPPPVKTRPLQTISEQQLLEPAFLKWLHWISAYYLCSLSQVLSTALPRQLTGSVRRLLAPLGSVAEFVAQLERRYLLQPDLVDFGKYLISSAPSWKTWQGCKRKFGGRFQGWVDTLRQEGLIEVFDQIQPKVQPLTRLFVTYLREPTGLTPRQAGVLRTLRQAGGYLSLAELLDQSETNAGLVNKLEEKGAVEISNARMRRVPLASLSSKIQSERPPLTETQEQVLAKLLLLLESPPQPEPLALLHGVTGSGKTEVYMHTMARVVEQGGSCIFLLPEIALTPMMLQRLRGFFGEQVAILHSGLGEGEYLDEWERIRDGDAPIVVGARSAVFAPVQKLRLIVIDEEHESSYKQDNGLRYDARTLAMGRVWLTGGLVLLGSATPRLETWQRAQSGEIPYLEMPQRIHAQPLPPVSVVDMRTVFNGSKASAFSPPLRLAIEAALQRDEQVILLLNRRGYAASVLCRSCGETLHCPLCAVSLTYHRSEERLKCHYCDYHCPMPERCAKCKSVAIHTFGLGTQKLEEMTRKLFPQARTIRMDRDTTANKNAHLELLESFGSGQSNVLIGTQMVAKGLDFPKVTVVGLMVADLALNLPDFRAAERTFQLLTQAAGRGGRGDLPARVFLQTYAPEHMAIRHAIRHDFSAFAQEELSLRKDLLYPPFGSLVRLVFVHPRQEQAQQVAEHFAQALRQENLPDLQILGPTPAPIARIRSLFLVQMMLKIPNLQHVRPALRKLARSHAAEVQRLIVDIDPYTML